The following proteins come from a genomic window of Bradyrhizobium paxllaeri:
- a CDS encoding response regulator gives MRRLLGRHGFEAVPFETASALKNHDNFDAAFCLVLDINLSDGSGIELRHQLAESGVNVPVIYITGNDSDATRMAAMASGCIAYLTKPFTAQSLIEPIERAAALA, from the coding sequence ATGCGCCGGCTGCTCGGGCGGCATGGCTTTGAAGCTGTGCCGTTCGAAACAGCGAGTGCGCTAAAAAATCATGACAATTTCGATGCGGCGTTCTGCCTCGTGCTCGATATCAATCTGAGCGACGGATCGGGCATCGAGTTGCGTCATCAATTGGCGGAATCGGGCGTGAACGTGCCGGTCATCTACATCACCGGCAACGACAGCGACGCCACGCGCATGGCCGCCATGGCCTCCGGATGCATCGCTTATCTGACAAAGCCGTTTACCGCGCAGTCGCTGATCGAGCCGATCGAGCGGGCGGCGGCTCTCGCGTAG
- a CDS encoding response regulator transcription factor yields the protein MQGHVHVVDDDASFRTAIERRLKLAGYQVATYPSAQQLLDCLPDDSEPGCILLDVHIPGLSGPELQGRLNELGLTLPIVFLTGHADTPTTVRTIKAGAEDFLTKPVESEQLLGAIARAMARHATVRDERSRLGEVRALAAELTPREQQVFGLVVRGKLNKQIAHELGTTERTIKAHRHQVMEKMKTRSLAELVTLAERLGMLG from the coding sequence TTGCAGGGTCACGTTCACGTCGTCGATGACGATGCTTCGTTCCGGACCGCGATCGAGCGTCGCCTGAAACTCGCCGGCTATCAGGTCGCGACCTATCCGTCGGCGCAGCAACTGCTCGATTGCCTGCCGGACGATAGCGAGCCCGGCTGCATCCTGCTCGACGTGCACATCCCCGGCCTGAGCGGCCCTGAATTGCAGGGACGCCTCAACGAACTCGGCCTGACCCTGCCGATCGTGTTCCTGACCGGGCATGCCGACACGCCGACGACGGTGCGGACCATCAAGGCTGGCGCGGAAGACTTCCTCACCAAGCCTGTGGAATCAGAACAACTGCTCGGCGCCATTGCGCGGGCGATGGCGCGTCATGCCACCGTGCGCGACGAACGGTCCAGGCTGGGGGAGGTGCGGGCGCTGGCGGCGGAACTGACGCCGCGCGAGCAGCAGGTGTTCGGCCTCGTTGTGCGCGGCAAGCTGAACAAGCAAATCGCCCATGAGCTCGGCACGACAGAGCGTACCATCAAGGCGCATCGTCATCAGGTGATGGAAAAAATGAAGACGCGGTCTTTGGCCGAACTGGTGACGCTGGCCGAACGACTCGGCATGCTTGGTTGA
- a CDS encoding SulP family inorganic anion transporter codes for MKLRETRLFPPAQWFAEYRAGWLRHDVIAGVTLAAYAIPVSLAYAALAGLPPQVGVYGYMLGGLGYALLGSSRQLAVGPTSAISLMIAATVGALAGGDYVRYAQIASLAAFTVAALCLIAWIFRLSMLVRLISDSILVGFKAGAGLTIIMTQLPSLFGVAGGGRHFFDRLIMLVGQLHGIHWIVLAVGLVAVLLLLFGERALPGRPVGLAVVILSILVATALGLPALGVPVTGEIPKGLPSLAMPTFGLLDFDELFPLAAGILLLAYVEGVSAARSFAAKHGYVLDVRQEFLGLGAANLAVSLGHGYPVAGGLSQSAVNDQAGAKTPLALVICSLTLAICLLFLTGLLTNLPKAVLAAIVFTAVYKLVDVAALKRMWRISRIDFFAAAIALVSVLLLGILQGILLAALASIFLLLARASQPNIAFLGRVRGTGRYADSARNPDVEPLAGIIAFRPEASLLYINAETVLDAVLARLAAAPDTRLVVCGLSSSPFIDLAGARMLHDLHDELAARGIAFQIVGARGQVRDVLQADGLADKTDSANWTRRMDSLLGDLKAG; via the coding sequence ATGAAATTGAGAGAGACCAGACTTTTTCCTCCAGCGCAGTGGTTCGCCGAATACCGCGCCGGCTGGTTACGCCACGACGTCATTGCCGGCGTGACGCTCGCCGCCTACGCGATTCCCGTGTCGCTGGCCTATGCGGCGCTCGCCGGGCTGCCGCCGCAGGTCGGTGTCTACGGCTATATGCTCGGCGGTCTCGGCTATGCGCTGCTCGGCTCGTCGCGGCAGCTTGCGGTCGGGCCGACCTCGGCGATTTCGCTGATGATCGCCGCTACGGTCGGGGCACTGGCGGGAGGCGATTACGTCCGCTATGCCCAGATCGCGAGCCTGGCAGCCTTTACCGTTGCGGCGCTCTGCCTGATTGCCTGGATTTTCCGGCTCAGCATGCTGGTGCGCCTGATCAGTGACAGCATTCTGGTTGGCTTCAAGGCCGGCGCCGGCCTCACCATCATCATGACGCAACTGCCGAGCCTGTTCGGCGTTGCCGGCGGCGGACGCCATTTCTTCGACCGCCTGATCATGCTCGTCGGGCAACTTCATGGCATTCACTGGATCGTGCTGGCGGTCGGTCTTGTCGCGGTCCTGCTGCTCCTGTTCGGCGAACGTGCCTTGCCGGGCAGACCGGTCGGGCTTGCCGTCGTCATCCTGTCGATCCTCGTCGCGACGGCGCTTGGCCTGCCCGCGCTCGGGGTTCCCGTCACCGGCGAAATCCCGAAGGGGTTGCCGAGCCTCGCTATGCCGACCTTCGGGCTTCTGGATTTCGATGAATTGTTTCCGCTCGCCGCCGGCATCCTGCTGCTCGCCTATGTCGAAGGCGTCTCGGCAGCGCGGAGCTTTGCGGCCAAGCACGGCTACGTCCTCGACGTGCGGCAGGAATTTCTGGGGCTGGGCGCGGCCAATCTCGCGGTATCGCTCGGCCATGGTTATCCGGTCGCAGGCGGATTGTCGCAATCCGCCGTCAACGACCAGGCCGGCGCGAAAACGCCGCTCGCGCTCGTCATTTGCTCGCTGACACTGGCGATCTGCCTGCTCTTCCTCACCGGTCTTCTGACAAATCTTCCGAAGGCCGTGCTGGCGGCGATCGTCTTCACGGCAGTGTACAAGCTCGTCGACGTTGCCGCGCTCAAGCGCATGTGGCGGATCAGCCGGATCGATTTTTTTGCCGCGGCGATTGCCCTGGTCTCCGTGCTGCTGCTCGGCATCCTGCAAGGCATTTTGCTGGCGGCGCTCGCTTCGATCTTCCTGCTGCTGGCGCGGGCCTCGCAACCGAACATCGCCTTTCTCGGCCGGGTGCGGGGAACCGGCCGCTATGCCGACAGCGCGCGCAATCCGGACGTCGAGCCGCTTGCCGGGATCATCGCCTTCCGGCCGGAAGCGTCGCTGCTCTACATCAATGCGGAAACAGTTCTTGACGCCGTGCTGGCAAGGCTCGCGGCAGCGCCAGACACCAGGCTGGTCGTCTGCGGCCTTTCATCCTCGCCTTTCATTGATCTCGCAGGCGCCCGGATGCTGCACGACCTCCATGACGAGCTTGCCGCGCGCGGCATCGCTTTCCAGATCGTCGGCGCCCGCGGGCAGGTCCGCGACGTCCTGCAGGCAGATGGCCTCGCCGACAAGACTGACAGCGCCAACTGGACCCGAAGGATGGATAGTTTGCTCGGCGATCTGAAGGCCGGCTGA
- a CDS encoding invasion associated locus B family protein, translating into MRHSARLSLCFGIAIVLAANEPTFAQQSAKPAADEFALRGQREARSIRYGEWQKVCFKPGGAQTVCRTAISGTFETGQTAVRVYVTERENDSTARLQLFLPVGLYMPPGVKLSVDKGPEHKIPYTWCLTNTCIAGDVASPALLGELERGKSLTVEVVDTNLLEVTTSLPLDKFAAVRNGAPEKVFEQKIDE; encoded by the coding sequence ATGCGACATTCAGCGAGGCTATCTCTATGCTTCGGCATTGCAATCGTCCTGGCGGCGAATGAACCGACATTCGCGCAACAATCGGCAAAGCCCGCGGCAGACGAATTCGCCCTGCGCGGCCAGCGCGAGGCCCGTAGCATCAGGTATGGTGAGTGGCAAAAGGTCTGCTTCAAGCCGGGCGGCGCACAGACAGTCTGCCGCACCGCCATCAGCGGCACCTTCGAGACCGGCCAGACGGCGGTGCGCGTCTATGTGACCGAGCGCGAGAACGACAGCACGGCACGGCTGCAGCTGTTCCTGCCGGTCGGGCTATACATGCCGCCCGGCGTCAAGCTCAGTGTGGACAAGGGGCCGGAACACAAAATTCCCTACACCTGGTGCCTCACCAACACCTGCATCGCCGGCGACGTCGCCAGCCCTGCTTTGCTTGGCGAGTTGGAGAGGGGCAAGAGCCTGACGGTGGAGGTCGTCGACACGAACTTGCTCGAGGTCACCACCTCGTTGCCGCTCGACAAGTTTGCCGCCGTTCGCAACGGCGCGCCGGAAAAAGTCTTCGAGCAGAAGATCGACGAATGA
- a CDS encoding alpha/beta hydrolase family protein produces MRLLRLLIIAASVMTASLATAADEPQLQEEVWALPLPVPTIAYVVRPVGDGPFPLAIMNHGVSLDPKQRSFFPLVEFRDAAMWFARRGYMVVAPSGPGYGATALDIPEAGIFTVFFSKIGKCSNPNFRDAGLAAAQLNLWIIEYMTELKRIVPGNVIVIGQSAGGWGSIALSSANPPPVKAIITFAAGRGGRVDGKPHNNCAPDLLVEAAGNFGRTSRVPMLWLYIENDTFFGPELSKRMHAAFTAAGGNAEYHLFPPHGGDGHFFVGSPDAVAIWSPIVGAFLDKHR; encoded by the coding sequence ATGCGCCTGCTACGCCTGCTGATCATCGCCGCAAGCGTCATGACAGCGTCATTGGCGACCGCAGCCGATGAACCGCAATTGCAGGAAGAGGTGTGGGCACTGCCCCTGCCCGTTCCGACCATCGCCTATGTGGTGCGCCCGGTCGGCGACGGCCCCTTCCCGCTCGCCATCATGAACCACGGCGTATCGCTCGATCCCAAGCAGCGCAGCTTCTTTCCGCTGGTCGAATTCCGCGATGCGGCGATGTGGTTCGCACGGCGCGGCTACATGGTGGTGGCGCCGTCCGGCCCCGGTTACGGCGCGACGGCTCTCGACATACCGGAGGCCGGAATCTTCACTGTGTTCTTCTCGAAGATCGGCAAGTGCAGCAATCCCAATTTCCGCGATGCGGGGCTCGCAGCCGCCCAGCTCAATCTCTGGATCATCGAGTACATGACCGAGCTGAAGCGGATTGTCCCCGGCAACGTCATTGTCATTGGCCAGTCCGCAGGCGGCTGGGGCTCGATCGCCTTGTCGAGCGCTAATCCTCCGCCGGTCAAGGCGATCATCACCTTCGCCGCAGGACGGGGCGGCCGCGTCGACGGAAAGCCGCATAACAATTGCGCACCGGACCTGCTGGTGGAAGCAGCGGGCAACTTCGGCCGTACGTCGCGGGTGCCGATGCTGTGGCTGTACATCGAGAACGACACCTTTTTCGGACCGGAGTTGTCGAAGCGAATGCATGCGGCTTTCACCGCCGCAGGCGGTAATGCGGAGTACCATCTGTTTCCGCCTCATGGCGGCGATGGGCACTTCTTCGTCGGCTCGCCGGACGCCGTCGCGATCTGGTCGCCAATAGTCGGCGCTTTTCTCGACAAGCACAGGTGA
- the ppk2 gene encoding polyphosphate kinase 2, whose product MSKNGSQSKTKMKRKEYEKELRKLQVQLCHLQEWVKQEKLRVIILFEGRDAAGKGGTIKALTEKVSPRVFRVVALPAPSDRQKTQLFLQRYVEQFPAGGEIVIFDRSWYNRAGVEYVMGFCSQAEHKRFLELCPHIEKIAVEGGIILIKLWLEVGMEEQEIRFNARIEDPLRQWKLSPMDTESFGRWYDYSRARDMMLEATDTKHAPWHLIRSDDKRKARLNVISHILGTIPYKKIARDQVKLPKRSHKGRYDDQASLRGMKFVEERY is encoded by the coding sequence ATGTCCAAGAACGGCAGCCAGTCGAAGACGAAGATGAAGCGGAAGGAGTATGAGAAGGAGTTGCGCAAGCTCCAGGTGCAGCTCTGCCATCTGCAGGAATGGGTCAAGCAGGAAAAGCTCCGGGTCATCATCCTGTTCGAGGGCCGCGACGCCGCCGGCAAGGGTGGCACCATCAAGGCCCTCACCGAAAAGGTCAGCCCGCGGGTGTTTCGCGTGGTCGCACTGCCCGCGCCCTCCGACCGGCAGAAAACCCAGCTATTCCTGCAGCGCTATGTCGAGCAGTTTCCCGCCGGCGGCGAGATCGTGATCTTCGACCGCAGCTGGTACAATCGCGCCGGCGTCGAGTATGTCATGGGATTCTGCTCGCAGGCGGAACACAAGCGTTTCCTGGAGCTGTGCCCGCATATCGAGAAAATCGCGGTCGAAGGCGGCATCATCCTGATCAAGCTGTGGCTCGAGGTCGGGATGGAGGAGCAAGAAATCCGCTTCAACGCACGCATCGAGGATCCCCTGCGGCAATGGAAGCTGAGCCCGATGGACACCGAGTCGTTCGGGCGCTGGTACGATTACTCGCGGGCGCGCGACATGATGCTCGAGGCGACCGACACCAAGCACGCGCCGTGGCACCTGATCCGCTCCGACGACAAGCGAAAGGCGCGGCTGAACGTCATCTCACACATTCTCGGCACGATCCCCTACAAGAAGATCGCGCGCGACCAGGTCAAGCTGCCGAAGCGCTCCCACAAGGGCCGCTACGATGACCAGGCCAGCCTGCGTGGCATGAAGTTCGTCGAAGAGCGGTACTAG